Below is a window of Thermodesulfomicrobium sp. WS DNA.
TTTTCCGGGCTCAACAACCTCAACGACATCACCGTGGACGACCGCTACGCCGCCCTCTGCGGCTATACCGAGGCGGACCTGGACACGGTCTTCGCCCCGGAATTTACTGCAGCAGCGCAGGAGGGGCGCCCCCTTTCCCGGGAAATGGTGCGCGACTGGTATAGCGGCTATAGCTGGGGCGGGCCGCAGCGGGTCTACAACCCCTTCGATGTCCTGCTCGTGTTCGACAAGCGCGAGTTCCGTGCCTGGTGGTTCGAGACCGCCACCCCGCGCTTTCTTGTGCAGTGGCTGGCCCGCCACCACTTCTATACCCCGCAGCTGGAGCGCCTCTACGCCAGCGAGCAGCTCATCTCCGCCTTCGATGTGGAGCACATCGAGCCCGAGGCCCTGCTCTGGCAGACCGGGTACCTCACCCTCACCGGGGTGCACGACTATGACGGCGTGAAAGAGTACCAGCTGGGCGTGCCCAACCGCGAAGTGCGCATGGCCCTCAACGAGGCGCTCCAGCAGGCATGGCTTCCCTCGCGCCCCCGCCAAAGCCTGGGCGAGATCTTCCGCATCCTGCGCGCCGGCGACGCAGCGGCCCTGCACGAGCACTTCCAGCGCCTCTATACCAGCATCCCGACGGACTGGTACCGCAAAAGCCCCATCGCCCAGTACGAAGGCTACTTCGCCAGCGTGTTCTACAGCCACCTGGCGAGCCTGGGGCTCCCCATGACCGCGGAGGACACCTCATTGCAGGGCCGCCTGGACCTCATGCTACGCGCCGGATCTACCGTATGGCTCTTCGAGTTCAAGGTGGTGGACGGCGACGCCCCCACCGGCGAGGCCCTGGCCCAGCTTATGGCCAAGGACTACGCCGCCAAGTACCGCGCCGCACCAGAGGTGGAAAAACTCCTGCAAGTCGGCGTGGAATTCAGCGCAAGCCTGCGCCAGATCGTGGGCTGGGAGGTGGCGTGAGGCAATCTCCGTGCGCGGCAAAGAAGGCTGCCGCTTCTTCCCGTGCCGCCACCGCCCCGACGGTGCTTGCCGTCATCCCCACCCGCAATGCCGGCCCGCGGTTTGCCCAAACCCTCCAGGCCCTGCGCGGGACCCCGGTGCTCGTGCTCGACACCGCCTCCACCGACGGCACCCCGGAGCGCGCCCGCAGCCACGGCGCCCAGGTACGCGCCATCGCCCCCGAAGCCTTCAACCACGCCACCACCCGCAACCTGGCCCTGGAATACCCGGCAGACTTCTATCTCTTCCTCACCCAGGACGCCGTGCCCGCCGGCCGCGACCTCATCCCTGCCCTGCTTGCGCCCATGGGGGATCCCCAGGTGGCCATGGCCTACGGCCGCCACCTGCCGCCCTGCCAATGCCGGCCCGAGGAGCGCTTCGCCCGCCTCTATCACTATCCGCCCCACTCCCAGGTGCGCACCCGCGCCCACATCCCGCGCCTGGGTATCCATGCCTTTTTCGCCTCCAATGTCTGCTGCCTCTACCGGGCAAGCGTCTTCCGCGCCCTGGGCGGCTTCACCCCCGGCCTTGCCACCAACGAAGACATGGAATTCGCCGCCCGCGCCCTTTTGGCCGGCTACGCCGTGGCCTACGCCGCCGAGGCCTGTGTGTGGCACGGCCACCATTTGAGCCTTGCCCAACTGTGGCGGCGCTACCAGGCCATCGGCCGCTTTTTCGCCCAAAACCCCTGGATCCTGGAGGCGGCATCCGGCATGACCGCTTCCGGCGGCGCCTACGTGCTTGCGGAGCTGCGCCACCTCATCCGGCACGCGCCGCTTGCCCTGCCCCGCGCCCTCGCAGCCACGGTGGTCAAGTATCTCGCCTTCCAGCAGGGAAAACGCTCATGACCCGTCGCCCCCTCTCGCCGCTCACCACGTCCCTCGTCCTCCTGGCCGCGGACATCATGAGCCTGCTCGTTGCCTGCTGGGCCGCGGTGCTCGTGCGCTGGGCCTTGGGCGGTGCATTTGCCCTCGCCCTCTACGCCGAAGTCACGCCTTTCGTGCTCCTCTTTCCCGGCCTCTTCGCCCTGCAGGGACTCTATCCCGGCACCCTCATCGCCCCGCCCGACGCCCTCAAGCGCCTGTGCCAAAGCATCTCCCTGGGCTTTGCCCTGCTGGTGGTGCTCTCGTTTCTCGCCAAGCACGGGCCGTTGTACTCCCGCGGGGTCATGGCCATGGCCTGGGGGGCAGGCCTGGCCGCCGTTCCCCTGGCCCGCGCCCTGGTCCGGCGCTTCTGCCTGCGCCAGGGGCGCTGGGGGCAGGCCGCAGTGCTCGTGGGCGCGGACGCATCCACGGCGCAGCTCAAGGCAACCCTCCTTGCCCATCCCGAGCTGGGAATCACCCCGGTGGCGCGCATGGATCCCAGCGGCGCCTGCACCCAGGGCACATTGCCGCCGCCGCGCCAAGGTGTGGCCATCCTCTTGGTGGAAGCCGACCAGGTAGAGGCCCTGCTGGAGGGCCCGCTGGCAGGCTTTGGCCGCGTGCTCCTCGTGCCGCAGCTGCCGGCGCTGCCCTCCCTGTGGACCGACACCGCCGATGTGGCAGGCACCCTGCTGGTGGACGTGCGCATGAAGCTCCTCGATCCCCACCGCCAGCGCCTCAAGCGCCTGCTCGATCTCGCCATCACCCTCATGGTCCTGCCCCTGATCCTGCCGCTCATGGCCGCCATCGCCCTGACCGTGCGCCTCACCTCCCCCGGGCCCATCTTCTTTGCCCACCGCCGCATCGGCCGCGGCGGCCGCGACATCCGCATCTGGAAGTTCCGCACCATGCACCCGCAGGCCGACCGTCTCCTGACCGAGGCCCTGGCCCAGGATCCCAGCCTGCAGCACGAATGGGAAACCTGCCACAAGCTGCGCCATGACCCGCGCATCACCCGCGTGGGGGGCTTTTTGCGGCGCACCAGCCTCGATGAGCTGCCGCAGCTATGGAACGTGCTTCAGGGAGACTTGGCCCTGGTGGGCCCGCGGCCCATCGTCTGGGACGAGGTTCCCAAGTACGGGGAGACCGGCTTTGCCCTGTACTGCAAGGTACGGCCCGGGCTCACCGGCCTGTGGCAGATCTCGGGCCGATCCAGCACCACCTACGCCGAGCGCGTGGCCCTGGACACCTACTACGTGCGCAACTGGTCGGTGTGGCTGGACATCTACATCCTCGCCCGCACTCCAGCAGCGCTCGTGGACACCACCAGGGCATGCTAGCCGAGGGGCATCTGGGCTTCCCCTCTTCTGGTGCCGTCACCATACGCCGCCCGCGGTTTGCGCGCCAGCCACGGTGCCTCCACCACATGCCAGGAAAAAACCGCTCCCAGCAGGGTCAACCCCAAACTCAGGACAAACAGGGACCCATGGCCTGCCTGGGCCCCCAAGAGGGCAATGGAGAGCTGCTGCATGGGAAAGGCATAGATATAGAGCCCGTAGGAAAAATCTCCCCACCGGGCGGCGTGACGCACCACCGGCCACGACCGTAACCCCACGGCCAAAGTGGCATAGGGGATGATCACCACCGCCAGCATCTGCTGCACCACCCCGGACGCACCCCACAGCACTGCCCCCAAAAGAACAGCCACAGGCACGGAGAGCATCTCCCGCCGCCCCCAGAGGGCCCAAAAACTTCCCATCATGTAGTACGGGGCGAGCATCCCCAAAAAACGCACATCCGAGCCCCACACCACCATGGGGGCATGGGTCGCCAAGGCCCAATGTCCCAGGGCCGCCACCACCACTGCGCCCCCGGCCAGTATCCATGGACTGCGGCGGACGGCCTCCAACAACAGCACCAAGGTCATGGCAAAGTACAAAAAAAACTCCAGCGGCAAGGTCCACAAAGAACCATTGACCGCGTGGGGGTAAGGATTGGCGCCGAACACCCCGGGGAGCGAATACACGGGAAAAAAGAGGATATTGAGGAAATAGGCGCGCACTTGGGGGTGCCCATAGTACTGGAGCACGGGCAGGGTGCTCACCCAGGGCCCCAGCACCAATGCGCACAGGACCACAACGACCACCAGTCCGGGGAGGATACGGAGCATACGCCGCGCAGCGAAACGCCCCCAATGGGGATCCCGCATCCAACTGAGGGTGATCAAATACCCACTGATGGAAAAAAACATGGCCACCCCGAGCCCGCCAAAGGTGGTCCAGCCGCCCACCATGGGTTCCGCAAACCCCTGCAGCGCAAAATGATGACTCACGAACACCAGCATGGCGCCCAGCAGCCGCAAAAAATCAAAAGCGTTGGTCCGTGCTCGTTCGTGTCCTTGCATGCCGTCCCTCGTTCCTCCGTCCTGATACCCATACTCCCTGGGCGCTACCCTAGCCATCTTCAACTCCTCCAGAGAGCACCATCGACGCCAAACACAAAAAAAAAAAAATCAGCCTGCCCATTGACATCCCGTGACCATTGGAGGATGCAGAAATCATCTATTTACCCCAACCCGGAGGTGCCGCCATGGCCTTCACCCCGTACGATCCCAGCGTCCATCACTCCATCGATCTCCTTACCGCCATCCTCGTCCCCGGCACCGGGCTGTCCATTGTCCCGGGCTCTGTCAACCTCAAATTCGGCACCGGCACCCAATACGACCCTGCCAGCGGAACCAGCACCACCAAGACCTCCGTCTCGTTCTACGACGGCACGCTGCCCTTGGGCATCGGTCATGGCATCCTGCTCTCCTCGGGCGACGGCACCCCACCGACCTCCAACACCCAAACGTCCTATACCGTATCGTTTATGGACAGCGAGGACTACGGCGCCGCCGTGGACGCCGACCTCCAGGCCGTGGCCACTGCCGCCTTCAGCGGCGCCGGTCAGATCCACGACGCCTCCATCCTGACCTTCAGCGTGGATGTCGTCGACCCCAGCGTCAAGTCCATCCGCTTTGACCTCGTCTTCGGCTCCGACGAATACCCCGAGTGGGTGAACTCCTCCTTCGTGGACATCGCCGCGGTCATCGTCAACGGCGCCAACTACGCCCTGTTCAACAGCCAGCCCACCCAGCCCCTCAGTGTCATCCAGGAGAACCTGAGCGTCGGCAACTTCGCGAACAACACCGCC
It encodes the following:
- a CDS encoding acyltransferase, with protein sequence MQGHERARTNAFDFLRLLGAMLVFVSHHFALQGFAEPMVGGWTTFGGLGVAMFFSISGYLITLSWMRDPHWGRFAARRMLRILPGLVVVVVLCALVLGPWVSTLPVLQYYGHPQVRAYFLNILFFPVYSLPGVFGANPYPHAVNGSLWTLPLEFFLYFAMTLVLLLEAVRRSPWILAGGAVVVAALGHWALATHAPMVVWGSDVRFLGMLAPYYMMGSFWALWGRREMLSVPVAVLLGAVLWGASGVVQQMLAVVIIPYATLAVGLRSWPVVRHAARWGDFSYGLYIYAFPMQQLSIALLGAQAGHGSLFVLSLGLTLLGAVFSWHVVEAPWLARKPRAAYGDGTRRGEAQMPLG
- a CDS encoding ATP-binding protein; amino-acid sequence: MARKKLPIGIQTFAEIRREGYYYVDKTPFVASLAESGKYYFLSRPRRFGKSLFLDTLAEAFAGNRTLFTGLYLENHWDWERRHPVIRISFASGQLQSRAELEARIWEQLHNTAAQLGVTSSKKTIVGFFEDIIIGAAKRFGERTVVLVDEYDKPILDNLTHPEIAAEMREGLRNLYSVLKGRDADLRFVFLTGVSKFSKVSLFSGLNNLNDITVDDRYAALCGYTEADLDTVFAPEFTAAAQEGRPLSREMVRDWYSGYSWGGPQRVYNPFDVLLVFDKREFRAWWFETATPRFLVQWLARHHFYTPQLERLYASEQLISAFDVEHIEPEALLWQTGYLTLTGVHDYDGVKEYQLGVPNREVRMALNEALQQAWLPSRPRQSLGEIFRILRAGDAAALHEHFQRLYTSIPTDWYRKSPIAQYEGYFASVFYSHLASLGLPMTAEDTSLQGRLDLMLRAGSTVWLFEFKVVDGDAPTGEALAQLMAKDYAAKYRAAPEVEKLLQVGVEFSASLRQIVGWEVA
- a CDS encoding glycosyltransferase is translated as MRQSPCAAKKAAASSRAATAPTVLAVIPTRNAGPRFAQTLQALRGTPVLVLDTASTDGTPERARSHGAQVRAIAPEAFNHATTRNLALEYPADFYLFLTQDAVPAGRDLIPALLAPMGDPQVAMAYGRHLPPCQCRPEERFARLYHYPPHSQVRTRAHIPRLGIHAFFASNVCCLYRASVFRALGGFTPGLATNEDMEFAARALLAGYAVAYAAEACVWHGHHLSLAQLWRRYQAIGRFFAQNPWILEAASGMTASGGAYVLAELRHLIRHAPLALPRALAATVVKYLAFQQGKRS
- the wbaP gene encoding undecaprenyl-phosphate galactose phosphotransferase WbaP, translating into MTRRPLSPLTTSLVLLAADIMSLLVACWAAVLVRWALGGAFALALYAEVTPFVLLFPGLFALQGLYPGTLIAPPDALKRLCQSISLGFALLVVLSFLAKHGPLYSRGVMAMAWGAGLAAVPLARALVRRFCLRQGRWGQAAVLVGADASTAQLKATLLAHPELGITPVARMDPSGACTQGTLPPPRQGVAILLVEADQVEALLEGPLAGFGRVLLVPQLPALPSLWTDTADVAGTLLVDVRMKLLDPHRQRLKRLLDLAITLMVLPLILPLMAAIALTVRLTSPGPIFFAHRRIGRGGRDIRIWKFRTMHPQADRLLTEALAQDPSLQHEWETCHKLRHDPRITRVGGFLRRTSLDELPQLWNVLQGDLALVGPRPIVWDEVPKYGETGFALYCKVRPGLTGLWQISGRSSTTYAERVALDTYYVRNWSVWLDIYILARTPAALVDTTRAC